The sequence below is a genomic window from Chitinophagales bacterium.
ATGCAGAAGAGATAGCATAATCTCAGTAATAATATTTCTTTTCGTTTCATTAAACAAGCGACCTCAATTCCAGGCGGTTACTTAATGGTAACATGCTTAAACGTTCATCTGTCATTCGCGTATCAATATGATTTTCCTCTACAGGAATAACTTTCCAATGGTTCCCATGTGACCTGTTCAATGCAATTACAATTTCGTAGAAATTCCATCCTCTGTTAGAATCTATCATATACATGCCGGGATCAAATTTTAATCCTATTTCAATTAATTTCCCGCAGGTATCCTGCAGAAAGGAACATGCGGGCAGCCAATTAATGTTAGCACGTACTTCATCAAACTTTTCTATTTGTTGATTAATGTAATCGATCATATTATTTGATCCCGAATCATTGCCTATTTGCCATCCCAAACGAACTATTATTGCATCCGGATTTTGATATACAATTCTTTCTTCTGCCTTTCTCTTTTCAAAACCATACCCTGCTTCTGCATCCGGTATTGAAGTTGCAGTGAACGGGCCAGCAGTATAATTTGAAAAAACCAGATTGGTACTTGTAAAAATAAATTGAATATTTAAAATGCGATAAATCCATGCAAGTTCACCGGGCCATTCATAATTTACTTTCCAAGTCTCATTTTGCGTTCCCGTTGGCTTAGATGCTATGGCTAGATGATAGATCATATCCGGGTTAACAGCTTTCACAAAATCCTCCATGATTTGGTAATCATTTATTGAAACCTCTTGACGGTCCCACGTTATTACTTCAATATGATTTGCTCTAAGCTGTTCACATAAAATGGAACCTACCGTGCCGCGTGAACCCGTTACCAAAGCTTTCACAAAGAGATTTTTATACGAAAATATTTATTTGAACACTATGGGAACGATAATAATAATTTGGCGACGATCAGTTAAAAAAAATTGGTAACCTACACTCCGATGCAGCTTGGATTTCAGTTACCAACTTCTTGTTCACCCTAAAACTAAAACAAGAAGAATTTTTGAATCAGTATATACGATTCAATAATCATAATGATGTGATACTTGGTTTTGGTGTCTTGCTTTAAACAATTGCTCTTAAAAACTATTGAAAATTTATTTTACAAAGGTGAGTTTAAAAGTGTATCATCGATCATTTTCGATGTTAAAGTTTTCTTAAAGTAGATTGACTCTAAAAAATAATAAAGCTACCCAATACATGAAAATTTCACTGTGGCGGTGAACCAAGTCGAACCGATGACTTTCTGTTGCAATCTCGCCGTTTGTGGGCTAGCTAACTGAGCTACTATCAACTCAGAAGTTACATCCGTTACATAAAAAAATTAAAGCGCTACAACATTGTAACGCTTTAACTTGAAGTGGAGGTGAACGGAGTCGAACCGATGACCCTCTGCTTGCAAAGCAGATGCTCTAGCCAACTGAGCTACACCCCCATTTATTTTTATCAATTTTAATATGCTTTGCCGGCAATCCCTGTATTTTTTTTATTGTGTAGGCCCGGGCAGAGTTGAACTGCCGACCTCTACATTATCAGTGTAGCGCTCTAACCAACTGAGCTACGAGCCTATAATTCCGCCTGGGCTTTACATAAACTAAAAGAACAAAAAATATTAATGCGTTTAAGCTGATTAAACGCAAGTGCGCAAAAGTAAAATTTTTCCTGAAATGAAATTACCTTTTAATTATTACATTGATCGTTAGGTAAAGGATTTAAATTGAATTTTCATTTACAATCTTCAGATACTTAGCCAATAGATGAAAAATTTTTTTTTATATACGGGTATGGCATACCTGGTATTGTCCTGTCTATTACTCTATGAAACCCATTTTATTTTTCCGGATAGCGACATAAATAATGGCAAGACATCACCTCATCTTTTCATAAGTTTCTATAATGTGGAAAATCTTTTTGATACTGTTGATGCCCCCGGGATTGATGATGCAGAATTTCTTCCCGAAGGAAAACATGAATGGAACACTAGAAAATACAGCACCAAGCTAACTCATATTGCGAGTGTAATTAAAAGTATGAATGAAGGTCAGGGAGCGGATATCGTGGGTTTAGCAGAAGTTGAAAATATGGGAGTGGTAAAGGATTTAATCGCTGATCCTCAATTAAAAGCTCTGAAATATGGAATTGTCCATCATGAATCACCTGATACACGCGGAATTGATGTGGCAATGATCTACAAAAAGAATTGCCTTCGGGTAACAGGCACGAGATTTTTTCATGTCAATATCAGTAAATACGATGACAAGCCCACAAGAGATATTGTAATGGTAGAAGGCATCGACATTAAAGATGATACACTCCTCTTTTTTCTTAACCACTGGTCGTCAAGGAGAGGAGGAATAAAAGAAACCGAGCCAAAGAGACGGGCGGCAGCAATGGTTTTGAAAAAAGCAATAGATTCCATTGAGTTTTATCATCCTTATTCAAAAATAATTGTGATGGGAGATTTTAATGAAAATCCTACTGACCCTGCTATTACCGGGATACTTCATGCCACTAAATTTCCTGATTTCACTTCGTCAAATTCTCTATACAACGCCGCTAACAATTTCAATTGGAGAACAGGTGAAGGCACGGAATGGTATCACGGAGATTGGAGCCGTTTTATTCAGATAATTTTTTCAACCTCAGTTATAAAAAACCAATTGGATCTGAACGGAAAATTTAATGACATCCATATTTTTAAACCGCCATGGCTTATGATTGAAGATACCTTTTATCATCAATTAGTTCCATACCGGACCTTTGAAGATGGAAAACCAATTGGATACAGTGATCATCTTCCGGTTTATTCACAGCTTGATTTATAGCTTTGCCTGTTGGAATGATATTGTAATTTTGGTTGTTTAGATGTAAAATTTAGAAACAATTAATTCCATATTCGGAATGGCAATGATTTTAGTCTGCTTGAAGAAATTTAAATTATATGGGTGTTGAAACAAAAATCTTAGAGGAAGTAGTAATAAAATTTGCGGGGGATTCAGGTGATGGCATGCAATTAACCGGTGGTCAATTCACTAATACATCGGCATTGTTTGGAAATGATTTAGGAACCTTCCCCGATTTCCCGGCAGAAATACGGGCTCCGCAGGGAACACTTGCCGGTGTATCCGGCTATCAGCTAAATTTTGGCAGTAAGGAAATCTTCACACCTGGCGACTTGTGTGATGTATTAATTGCAATGAATTCAGCTGCTCTTAAAGTGAACCTGAGCAATCTGAAAAGTGATGGAATCATCATCGCCAATATATCAGGTTTTGATGTAAAAAACCTAAAGCTTGCCGGGTATGATAAAAGCCCGATTGACGATGGGTCGCTGGAAGGGTTCAACCTTATAAAGATGGATGTTACAAAGCTTACACGCGATGCTATAGAAGATATTCCATTGGGCGTAAAGGAAAAAGACCGCTGTAAAAATATGTTTGTGCTGGGTTTTTTGTATTGGATGTTCGATAGGCCCATGGAAAATACAATCAATTTTATTCAATCTAAGTTTTCAAATAATGAAGATGTGCGTGAAGCCAATTTACGTGTATTAAAAGCTGGATATCATTACGGTGATACCACCGAAACTTTTACTACCCGTTTTCATGTGGAAAAGGCAAAGATGGAACCTGGCACCTACCGCAATATCATGGGAAACCAGGCTGTGGCTATAGGACTGGTAGCTGCATCGCAAAGATCAGGATTACCTCTATTCCTGGGCTCTTATCCAATTACTCCAGCCTCAGATATCCTGCATGAATTAGCAAAGTATAAAAACTTTGGAGTCAGAACATTCCAGGCGGAAGATGAAATTGCTGCCATATGTTCCTGTATTGGAGCTTCATTCGGGGGATCATTAGCAATTACTACTACGTCCGGGCCAGGCATGGCTTTAAAAGCTGAGGCCATGGGATTAGCGGTTATGCTTGAAATTCCACTAATTATCTGTAACATACAAAGAGGCGGACCATCCACAGGGTTGCCAACAAAAACAGAACAATCAGATCTAATGCAAGCCATTTATGGCAGAAATGGTGAATGTCCAATGCCTGTAATTGCAGCAAAATCACCTGCGGATTGTTTCGATGCAGTCTTTGAAGCCTGTAAAATTTCCGTTCAGCACATGACTCCAGTAATTTTTTTAAGCGATGGTTATATTGCAAATGGAGCCGAACCCTGGAAGTTTCCGCTGACAAGTCAACTGGATGAAATTAAAGCGGAGTTTGCGAAACCGTTAGAAAATAATGAAAAATTTCTACCCTATCAGCGGGATGAAAAACTTTCACGGCCCTGGGCTGTTCCCGGAACCAAAGGACTGGAACACCGGATTGGAGGTTTGGAAAAGGAAAATATTACCGGTAATATTTCTTATGAAGCACAAAATCATGAATTCATGGTGAAGCTGCGCGAAGAAAAAGTTAACCGGATTTCGGATTATATTCCCTTACAGGAGTTAGACAATGGTCCTGAAAAAGGCGAACTTCTTGTTGTAGGATGGGGAGGTACATACGGTGCCATTAAAGCCGCTGTTAAGGAATTATTAACCGAAGGCTATAAAGTTTCTCATATTCACCTCCGGCATTTAAAGCCGTTTCCTAAGAATCTCGGTGAGATCCTTAATAATTTTGAAAAGGTGATGATACCGGAAATAAATAATGGTCAACTGGTTAAAATTATCAGGGATAAATTTATGATACCGGCAATACCCTATAACAAAATACAGGGCATTCCCATACAGAAGACAGAGTTAATAGTAAAGATTAAAGAGCTATTGCAATAAATATTTTCAACAAAAGCAGTTTAGCATTGTACAATATTTAAATCTGAAAAATGGCAGATATACTGATCCCGGATGCATTAGAATTAAAGCTTAGCCCTAAAGATTTTCAAACGGACCAGGATGTACGATGGTGTCCCGGCTGTGGAGATTATTCTATTTTAAAACAAGTGCATACCATTCTTCCTCAATTGGGTTTGAAAAAGGAAAATATTGTTTTTATCAGTGGCATCGGATGCTCTTCCCGATTCCCTTATTATACAAATACCTTCGGAATGCATTCCATTCACGGCAGGGCAACTGCTGTGGCTTCGGGATTAAAGGCTACACGTCCTGAGCTCAGTGTTTGGATAGTTACTGGAGATGGGGATGCAATGTCAATTGGAGGCAACCATTTTATCCATTTATTGCGAAGAAATTTTGATGTTAATATTTTGCTTTTCAATAATCAAATTTATGGTTTAACGAAAGGTCAATACTCCCCCACTTCAGAAGAAAATAAGATAACAAAATCCACTCCTTATGGCTCCGTGGATCATCCTTTTAATCCCATTGCATTGGCATTAGGCGCAGATGCCACATTTGTTGCCCGGTCTATAGATCGAGATCCGGCCCATCTGCAACAAATGCTGTTGCGAACCTGGAAACATAAGGGTGCCTCATTCCTGGAAATATATCAAAACTGCAATATCTATAACGATGGAGCATTTGAAATTTTCACCGAAAAGGCAACCAAAAAAGAGAACGATCTTTTTCTTGTTCACGGTCAGCCGTTAGTGTTCGGTAATCTTGAGGATAAAGGCATCCGGCTTGACGGATTTACACCCCAGGTGGTCAGCCTAACAAACGGATACTCTAAGGATGATCTGATGATTCACGATGAAAACGACATCAATAAATCAATGATACTCTCGCGGCTTTATGAAATGAAGTCTGAAGAGTATATATTTCCAAAACCCTTTGGCGTATTTTTTATCCGTGACCGCTCTACCTATGAGGAAGTGATGAACGAACAAATAAATACATCTGTCGGGAAATTAGGAAAAGGGGACCTTGATAAATTATTGATTGGAAAAGAAAATTGGATAGTTGAATGAATTAATATTTATCGGGGAGAGATTATGGTGAAACTAAATCGACATAAGAACAAATCAGGTTACTCGCTTAGCTTCTAAGAATTTCATCCAGTCGTCTAATTGTTCCTTTTTAAACACCCTGGGAAATTTATGCTGGCCACCCATTTTACCCTGAATCCGCATATAGTCCAGAAAATAGTGTGTAGGGAGAATTTGTACCATAACCTCTTTTAAAGCCGAAGTACGTTCTGTAGCATAGTCGTCATTTAGCTGGCATAAATAATTGTCCAGCTTTTGCCTGAAAGTTTTCGTATCTACAGTATCATCGCATCCGATATACCATTGGTGAGCAAATAATCCTTCGTAAGGAACTCCGCCCACTGTAAACTCACGAATCTCAATATGGAGATCATTGGCAACCATTTCGATCGCGCGGTTCATATTGTCAACGGAAAGATGTTCTCCCGTCAGGCTGAGGTAATGTTTTGTTCTGCCTACAATAATAATCTCTGCCCTGGTTTTTGAAGTAAACTTTATAACATCACCAATCAAATACCGCCATGTGCCTGCACAGGTGGTAAGCAACAATGCATAAGGGATATCTTCTTCCACCTCACCAATATGAAATGCTCTTGCCTCGGGAAGCTGGTTTCCATTGCTGTCAAAATTCGTTTCATTAAAGGGAATAAATTCATAGTAAATTCCATTGTTAAGCAACATACGCATGCCACTGGATTCTGAATTATCCTGGAAAGCAATAAAACCCTCAGAAGCCAGATAGGTATCAATATCCACCATAGCTTTTCCAAAAAGTTTTTTAAATCCATTTTTGTATGGTTCAAATGACACACCGCTGTGTACATACACGGAGAGATTAGGCCAGATGTCGTGAATCGTTTTTGCGTGATTTAATTCAATGATCCGCTCCAGCATAATTTGTATCCATGCCGGGACACCTACTATTATTGATACATCCCATCTGCGCGCCCTCCTCGCAATAATATTTAATTTCCGATCCCAATCTTTTTCTTTGGCTATTTTTTTCCCTGGTCGATAAAAGACCTGGAACCAGAATGGAATCTTCTTTGCACTTATACCGCTCAAGTCTCCTTCAAAATAACTGCCGCGCTTGTTTAGGGTTGTGCTTCCACCAAGCATTACAATGGTTTTTTCAAATGTTGCCGGAGATAAATTAAAATTTTTTCCTGAAAGAATTTGCTTTACAGAAGCTCTCTTAATGGCTGTGATCATATCACCTGTAAGCGGAATTCTTTTACTCGATGACTCACTGGTTCCTGAACTAAGTGCAAAATATTTGGTTTTCCCTGGCCAGCACACATTATCTTCCCCATTTAAAGTGCGATTCCACCATTGATCTAAGATTGAATTATAATCGTAGAGTGGAATTCTTTCCTGGAATGTCTTTAGTATATTTTCTGAATACAGAATATCATGAAAGCGATAATGTATTCCAAACCTGGTATATGCAGCCTTTCTCAACAGCCGTTTAAGCTGCTTTTCCTGCTGCCGCAGTGGAGTTACAGGTAAAAGCCGATTACGCTGGACCTTCAGCCTTTCATTTAAAACAATGGTACGCTTAATCAGCTGACCCAGCAATGGCATAGCTACTGGTTTTATGTAAAGGTAAAATGATTCATCATTAGGGTGGGAAGAACTTACTTTAACTATTGATTATGAAAACCGGGCTGCACCCTTTAATGCATAAATAAATTATAAGCATCTTTGTAATTACAGGTTATCATTTGGAGTCATCTCAATCTATATTAATTCCGGAAAACGAGCTGGTATCCCGGCTCTTTAAGAAAGACGAGCAAGCGTTTTCTTATCTCTACGACAATTATGCTCCGGCTTTGTATGGCGTTATCTATCGAATAGTGCTGGAAGAAGAAACAGCTGAAGATATTCTGCAGGAAGCTTTTATAAAGATCTGGATCAATTTTCTCCAATATGATAAAACAA
It includes:
- a CDS encoding sugar nucleotide-binding protein gives rise to the protein MKALVTGSRGTVGSILCEQLRANHIEVITWDRQEVSINDYQIMEDFVKAVNPDMIYHLAIASKPTGTQNETWKVNYEWPGELAWIYRILNIQFIFTSTNLVFSNYTAGPFTATSIPDAEAGYGFEKRKAEERIVYQNPDAIIVRLGWQIGNDSGSNNMIDYINQQIEKFDEVRANINWLPACSFLQDTCGKLIEIGLKFDPGMYMIDSNRGWNFYEIVIALNRSHGNHWKVIPVEENHIDTRMTDERLSMLPLSNRLELRSLV
- a CDS encoding endonuclease/exonuclease/phosphatase family protein is translated as MKNFFLYTGMAYLVLSCLLLYETHFIFPDSDINNGKTSPHLFISFYNVENLFDTVDAPGIDDAEFLPEGKHEWNTRKYSTKLTHIASVIKSMNEGQGADIVGLAEVENMGVVKDLIADPQLKALKYGIVHHESPDTRGIDVAMIYKKNCLRVTGTRFFHVNISKYDDKPTRDIVMVEGIDIKDDTLLFFLNHWSSRRGGIKETEPKRRAAAMVLKKAIDSIEFYHPYSKIIVMGDFNENPTDPAITGILHATKFPDFTSSNSLYNAANNFNWRTGEGTEWYHGDWSRFIQIIFSTSVIKNQLDLNGKFNDIHIFKPPWLMIEDTFYHQLVPYRTFEDGKPIGYSDHLPVYSQLDL
- a CDS encoding 2-oxoacid:acceptor oxidoreductase subunit alpha, producing the protein MGVETKILEEVVIKFAGDSGDGMQLTGGQFTNTSALFGNDLGTFPDFPAEIRAPQGTLAGVSGYQLNFGSKEIFTPGDLCDVLIAMNSAALKVNLSNLKSDGIIIANISGFDVKNLKLAGYDKSPIDDGSLEGFNLIKMDVTKLTRDAIEDIPLGVKEKDRCKNMFVLGFLYWMFDRPMENTINFIQSKFSNNEDVREANLRVLKAGYHYGDTTETFTTRFHVEKAKMEPGTYRNIMGNQAVAIGLVAASQRSGLPLFLGSYPITPASDILHELAKYKNFGVRTFQAEDEIAAICSCIGASFGGSLAITTTSGPGMALKAEAMGLAVMLEIPLIICNIQRGGPSTGLPTKTEQSDLMQAIYGRNGECPMPVIAAKSPADCFDAVFEACKISVQHMTPVIFLSDGYIANGAEPWKFPLTSQLDEIKAEFAKPLENNEKFLPYQRDEKLSRPWAVPGTKGLEHRIGGLEKENITGNISYEAQNHEFMVKLREEKVNRISDYIPLQELDNGPEKGELLVVGWGGTYGAIKAAVKELLTEGYKVSHIHLRHLKPFPKNLGEILNNFEKVMIPEINNGQLVKIIRDKFMIPAIPYNKIQGIPIQKTELIVKIKELLQ
- a CDS encoding 2-oxoacid:ferredoxin oxidoreductase subunit beta, with the translated sequence MADILIPDALELKLSPKDFQTDQDVRWCPGCGDYSILKQVHTILPQLGLKKENIVFISGIGCSSRFPYYTNTFGMHSIHGRATAVASGLKATRPELSVWIVTGDGDAMSIGGNHFIHLLRRNFDVNILLFNNQIYGLTKGQYSPTSEENKITKSTPYGSVDHPFNPIALALGADATFVARSIDRDPAHLQQMLLRTWKHKGASFLEIYQNCNIYNDGAFEIFTEKATKKENDLFLVHGQPLVFGNLEDKGIRLDGFTPQVVSLTNGYSKDDLMIHDENDINKSMILSRLYEMKSEEYIFPKPFGVFFIRDRSTYEEVMNEQINTSVGKLGKGDLDKLLIGKENWIVE
- a CDS encoding GH3 auxin-responsive promoter family protein, with amino-acid sequence MPLLGQLIKRTIVLNERLKVQRNRLLPVTPLRQQEKQLKRLLRKAAYTRFGIHYRFHDILYSENILKTFQERIPLYDYNSILDQWWNRTLNGEDNVCWPGKTKYFALSSGTSESSSKRIPLTGDMITAIKRASVKQILSGKNFNLSPATFEKTIVMLGGSTTLNKRGSYFEGDLSGISAKKIPFWFQVFYRPGKKIAKEKDWDRKLNIIARRARRWDVSIIVGVPAWIQIMLERIIELNHAKTIHDIWPNLSVYVHSGVSFEPYKNGFKKLFGKAMVDIDTYLASEGFIAFQDNSESSGMRMLLNNGIYYEFIPFNETNFDSNGNQLPEARAFHIGEVEEDIPYALLLTTCAGTWRYLIGDVIKFTSKTRAEIIIVGRTKHYLSLTGEHLSVDNMNRAIEMVANDLHIEIREFTVGGVPYEGLFAHQWYIGCDDTVDTKTFRQKLDNYLCQLNDDYATERTSALKEVMVQILPTHYFLDYMRIQGKMGGQHKFPRVFKKEQLDDWMKFLEAKRVT